One part of the Acidimicrobiales bacterium genome encodes these proteins:
- a CDS encoding glycosyltransferase, whose amino-acid sequence MSYHEYLHWKTTPIGERPVVSVVIPAYNEQQRVVPTIGAIAAHLCTTGLPWELIVSDDGSTDDTVALVRSLGLANVTVLDPGVNRGKGAAVRDGVLAARGELILFSDADLSTPIEEFDRLAEAVADGAEVAIASRAAVGADESRRSPLRRLVSGALRGGVRRLTGVRVGDTQCGFKLFTRHAARALFAAGQVDGFSFDLEVLWLAQRWGYEIAEVPVRWIDAPGSKVRPLRESVRFLRDVGALRWRSARGVYPRLPGAPQAAPDTMRVALVTAYPPSTTTLNEYGYHLARHLAAKPEVGALSVLCDDHPGGVPTDLPAGATAVPCWRYGSPANPLRIARAVRRERPDVVLVNAHFTSFGAGKVAATLGLLTPLLLRLLRVPSVVLLHNLVDTVDLEQAGFSSNPLVTRLLGVAGRLVTRLVLVADRVAVTIPQYVDVLRDSYAATNVYLAPHGSFEEPDRAPSGPRPGPAKVLAFGKWGTYKRVEELLDAHRALLARGHDLEVIVAGTDSHNAAGYLAGVQARYADLPGVTFTGYVAEEDVAGLFTEAAVAVFPYTSTTGSSGVLHQAGSYGCAAVLPDIGDFAQLVREEGFAAETFAPGDAGDLADAIERLLVDPERRVAMGEQNRAAACGIPLADVADWHLLHLADLAA is encoded by the coding sequence ATGAGCTACCACGAGTACCTGCACTGGAAGACCACCCCGATCGGCGAGCGGCCGGTCGTGTCGGTCGTGATCCCCGCCTACAACGAGCAGCAGCGGGTGGTGCCCACCATTGGCGCCATCGCCGCCCACCTGTGCACGACCGGGCTGCCGTGGGAGCTGATCGTCTCCGACGACGGCAGCACCGATGACACGGTCGCCCTCGTGCGCTCGCTCGGCCTGGCGAACGTGACCGTGCTCGACCCGGGCGTGAACCGGGGCAAGGGCGCCGCGGTCCGCGACGGCGTGCTGGCGGCGCGCGGCGAGTTGATCCTGTTCTCCGACGCCGACCTGTCGACCCCCATCGAGGAGTTCGACCGCCTGGCCGAGGCCGTTGCCGACGGTGCCGAGGTGGCCATCGCCTCCCGGGCCGCCGTGGGGGCCGACGAGTCCCGCCGGTCACCCCTCCGTCGCCTCGTCAGTGGGGCCCTGCGCGGCGGCGTCCGCCGCCTCACCGGTGTGCGGGTGGGCGACACCCAGTGCGGGTTCAAGCTCTTCACGCGCCACGCCGCCCGCGCACTGTTCGCCGCCGGGCAGGTCGACGGCTTCTCGTTCGACCTCGAGGTGCTGTGGCTGGCCCAGCGTTGGGGCTACGAGATCGCCGAGGTGCCGGTCCGCTGGATCGACGCACCCGGGTCGAAGGTGCGCCCGCTCCGCGAGTCGGTCCGCTTCCTCCGCGACGTCGGCGCGCTCCGCTGGCGCTCGGCGCGGGGCGTGTACCCCCGCCTCCCCGGCGCGCCGCAGGCCGCCCCCGACACGATGCGGGTCGCCCTCGTCACGGCCTACCCGCCCAGCACCACGACCCTCAACGAGTACGGCTACCACCTGGCCCGCCACCTGGCCGCCAAGCCCGAGGTCGGCGCCCTGAGCGTGCTGTGCGACGACCACCCGGGGGGCGTGCCGACCGACCTGCCCGCCGGCGCCACGGCGGTGCCCTGCTGGCGGTACGGCTCGCCGGCCAACCCCCTCCGCATCGCCCGGGCCGTGCGCCGCGAGCGACCCGACGTGGTACTCGTGAACGCCCACTTCACCAGCTTCGGCGCCGGCAAGGTCGCCGCCACCCTGGGCCTGCTCACGCCGCTGCTGCTGCGCCTGCTGCGCGTGCCCAGTGTGGTCCTGCTCCACAACCTGGTCGACACGGTCGACCTCGAGCAGGCCGGCTTCTCCTCCAACCCCCTCGTCACCCGCCTGCTCGGGGTCGCCGGCCGCCTCGTGACCCGGCTGGTCCTGGTCGCCGACCGGGTGGCGGTGACCATCCCCCAGTACGTCGACGTGCTGCGTGACAGCTACGCCGCCACCAACGTGTACCTGGCCCCCCACGGGAGCTTCGAGGAGCCCGACCGGGCCCCCTCGGGGCCCCGACCGGGGCCCGCGAAGGTGCTGGCCTTCGGCAAGTGGGGCACCTACAAGCGGGTCGAGGAGCTGCTCGACGCCCACCGGGCCCTGCTGGCCCGGGGCCATGACCTCGAGGTGATCGTCGCCGGCACCGACAGCCACAACGCGGCCGGCTACCTGGCCGGGGTGCAGGCCCGCTACGCCGACCTGCCCGGCGTGACCTTCACCGGCTACGTGGCCGAGGAGGACGTGGCCGGCCTGTTCACCGAGGCCGCCGTGGCGGTGTTCCCCTACACGAGCACCACCGGGTCGTCAGGTGTCCTGCACCAGGCGGGCTCGTACGGCTGCGCCGCGGTGCTGCCCGACATCGGCGACTTCGCCCAACTGGTGCGCGAAGAGGGCTTCGCTGCAGAGACCTTCGCGCCCGGCGACGCCGGCGACCTGGCCGACGCGATCGAACGCCTCCTGGTCGACCCCGAGCGGCGAGTGGCGATGGGGGAGCAGAACCGGGCCGCCGCCTGCGGCATCCCCCTGGCCGACGTGGCCGACTGGCACCTGCTGCACCTGGCCGACCTGGCCGCCTGA
- a CDS encoding WYL domain-containing protein, producing MRFPPATPSGGAPTEKSRQPTSSAAPPPVSTQESPTAREGTVDDMASHIVGQLPRLIQLVCTLPINSNGSETLKSSDLVRLPGYCGLGEGTPEKHLDRDRKDLKDMGIPIEEISLTRDDGEKIKGWYISGDGSLLTNARHKELIDLVVDLLGRVDVPPGLADLTAGGFTHGDDAKVRVDGDVPQAVVDIAVAPALQPVKVDYTKPDGTKTTTLELTEVVIDHHDFWRVHGITADKRYWTLRADRITKVQAGEPAESGERVGATTWDTSGRSRPPSTRPERWRRDPPVEVTVEVDPRYLDDIVELLGEPEHHHGGSAPGDAPDPDPVVCRWRVTNRAWFKQSVLQLHDRAIVTSPRELRDELAGAVRKVQKSLGSVQDRLASGKARKKVPEPAAETWRATGAEGLIPVLALVAWVIKWQDKHDGAPPTFEEVAQHTQWGDNLATTTHRRDSGAAAIPEVVVAGILDAAQKADDLPFDVSVADNTLKVEKRVSDGHWRHLLTPRLAALALLAESVLLDDRYSPANEKAIRERAAQALAARSPVTIDPQPTDPRQEMVSNAIERSQWLRGRYRSTSRVDHEDLVFRPERLRYRRGEWFIEAHCKEGDEFRARVLRLNRFEKTPESFDVDTPDPGDFEDPGPELWVKVAAEGRAVHLLDDYTARGLTTGDEGITEAWIGLFWPAAERLTTLLLRGAGELELVAVGRESAEGAEGAVKAAQETVDRLVGHYDPVPEPS from the coding sequence GTGCGGTTCCCGCCGGCCACCCCGAGCGGCGGAGCCCCCACGGAGAAATCGCGTCAACCCACGTCATCAGCAGCCCCGCCACCTGTCTCAACCCAAGAATCACCCACAGCTCGAGAAGGAACGGTTGACGACATGGCATCCCACATCGTTGGGCAGCTCCCCAGGCTGATCCAGCTCGTCTGCACGCTCCCCATCAACAGCAACGGCAGTGAGACACTGAAGAGCTCGGACCTGGTCCGCCTCCCGGGCTATTGCGGTCTCGGCGAGGGCACGCCGGAGAAGCACCTCGACCGAGACCGCAAAGACTTGAAGGACATGGGAATCCCGATCGAGGAGATATCCCTCACCAGAGACGACGGCGAGAAGATCAAGGGGTGGTACATCAGCGGGGACGGGTCGCTGCTCACCAACGCGCGGCACAAGGAGTTGATCGACTTGGTCGTCGATTTGCTGGGCCGGGTCGATGTCCCCCCCGGGCTCGCCGATCTGACTGCCGGCGGCTTCACCCACGGCGACGACGCCAAGGTCCGTGTCGACGGCGACGTCCCCCAAGCCGTCGTCGACATCGCTGTTGCTCCCGCGCTCCAGCCCGTCAAGGTCGACTACACCAAGCCGGACGGCACAAAGACCACCACCCTCGAGTTGACCGAGGTGGTCATCGACCACCACGACTTCTGGCGCGTCCACGGGATCACCGCCGACAAGCGCTATTGGACGCTGCGCGCCGACCGCATCACAAAGGTGCAGGCGGGCGAGCCGGCGGAAAGCGGTGAGCGCGTCGGGGCGACGACCTGGGACACATCCGGCCGGTCACGCCCACCTTCCACCCGACCCGAACGCTGGCGGCGTGACCCGCCCGTTGAGGTCACCGTCGAGGTCGACCCCCGCTACCTCGACGACATCGTCGAACTGCTCGGCGAGCCCGAGCACCACCACGGCGGCAGCGCGCCGGGCGACGCACCCGACCCTGACCCGGTCGTGTGCCGCTGGCGGGTCACCAACCGGGCCTGGTTCAAGCAGTCCGTGCTCCAACTGCACGACCGGGCGATCGTGACCAGCCCGCGCGAGCTGCGGGACGAATTGGCCGGCGCCGTGAGGAAGGTGCAGAAGAGCCTGGGCTCCGTGCAAGACCGCCTGGCCAGCGGCAAGGCGCGGAAGAAGGTGCCCGAACCGGCCGCCGAAACGTGGCGGGCCACGGGCGCCGAGGGGCTCATCCCTGTGCTCGCGCTCGTCGCATGGGTCATCAAATGGCAGGACAAGCACGATGGGGCACCCCCCACGTTCGAGGAGGTCGCGCAGCACACCCAGTGGGGTGACAACCTCGCCACCACCACCCACCGCCGCGACTCGGGGGCGGCCGCCATCCCCGAGGTCGTTGTCGCCGGGATCCTCGATGCGGCGCAAAAGGCCGATGACCTCCCGTTCGACGTGTCCGTAGCGGACAACACACTCAAAGTCGAAAAGCGTGTAAGCGACGGACATTGGCGTCACCTACTCACCCCCCGCCTTGCCGCGTTGGCGCTGCTGGCCGAGAGCGTGCTTCTCGACGACCGCTACAGCCCCGCCAACGAGAAGGCAATAAGGGAAAGGGCGGCTCAGGCCCTCGCCGCCCGGTCGCCGGTCACGATCGACCCCCAGCCCACCGACCCACGGCAGGAGATGGTGAGCAACGCGATCGAACGATCTCAGTGGCTGCGCGGCCGGTACCGGTCGACCTCGCGGGTCGACCACGAGGATCTCGTCTTCCGCCCGGAGCGGCTCCGGTACCGGCGGGGAGAGTGGTTCATCGAAGCGCACTGCAAAGAAGGTGACGAGTTCCGGGCGAGAGTGCTGCGGCTCAACCGTTTCGAGAAGACCCCCGAATCCTTCGACGTCGACACGCCCGACCCCGGGGACTTCGAGGACCCGGGCCCCGAGTTGTGGGTCAAGGTCGCCGCCGAGGGGCGGGCCGTGCACCTCCTCGACGACTACACCGCCCGGGGTCTCACCACCGGGGACGAAGGCATCACCGAAGCGTGGATCGGGCTGTTCTGGCCCGCCGCCGAGCGGCTGACGACGCTGCTGTTGCGGGGCGCGGGCGAACTCGAGCTCGTCGCGGTGGGACGCGAAAGCGCCGAGGGCGCCGAGGGTGCGGTCAAAGCAGCACAGGAGACGGTTGACCGTCTCGTGGGCCACTACGACCCGGTCCCCGAGCCTTCGTGA
- a CDS encoding STAS domain-containing protein, protein MSLATITPLHPSAHSHHGATATRVLPDRFDVHEVPAFRHDLTDALTGGDLVVVVDASAVRFLDATAIDALVAARLECRERGGELILAAPSPAARIVLELAGRYEACNPIEIDDVTMAVAA, encoded by the coding sequence GTGTCACTCGCCACCATCACCCCCCTGCATCCCAGTGCGCACTCGCACCACGGCGCCACCGCCACCCGGGTGCTGCCCGACCGCTTCGACGTGCACGAGGTGCCCGCCTTCCGCCACGACCTCACCGACGCCCTGACCGGCGGCGACCTCGTGGTCGTGGTGGACGCCAGCGCCGTGCGCTTCCTCGACGCCACTGCCATCGACGCGCTGGTGGCCGCCCGGCTCGAGTGCCGCGAGCGGGGCGGCGAGCTGATCCTGGCCGCGCCCAGCCCGGCCGCCCGCATCGTCTTGGAACTGGCCGGCCGCTACGAGGCCTGCAACCCGATCGAGATCGACGACGTCACCATGGCGGTGGCGGCGTGA
- a CDS encoding sigma-70 family RNA polymerase sigma factor translates to MTEVGSASSDAELLARVRAGDQAAFGVLYERHRLAARSLAGHLARNGADADDLVSESFTRVLRAIERGKGPDVAFRPYLLTALRRIHWERVNAARREDPTDPADLTADDHLGELFIDPALDGLDGALAVQAFTRLPERWRLVLWHTQVEQLEPAEVAPLLGITPNAVAALAYRAREALRRSFLDVHVGAGTRNETCHRVCETLPAMVRGGLSAAETAEVDGHLSDCDDCRAFYAELVGVNAGMRAFVGPAVLGPAAAGYLRDRAALTVTHPPGRSARPIRKRPDQRHAIAAAAVVTVLAAAGLAWAQVADDTTDPTTTAPAAAPAAGTTAPPGPVATTPSAAVPAAANGPTGIAGGEPAVVSAQSVARTPPGAAGPAALPPAPPTPAAGTATTTPATPTTTVPPAAPADLSVEVEPVGALVAERDGILAVTVANTGPGTAPSPRLRVELPAQLTFVAATGGSWRCTPTAEGATCDRDRLAAGADQIVYLRVHAAAPANAALTATAELTAATVDPTPASNSTTQPLSIDDTGLPATYAGQRRGDIALIGNTLASCPDTAGAACTDARNRIGDDLDNNDWATRPLDADTDPATTASSAATLTRPAGATVAWARLYWGADTTAGVGGGPAPAPSARGTIRFATPAAGSYQTVTAERVDDRAGRYQAAADVTALVAAAGDGTYWAADIQAGTGRDRYAAWSLAVVYDTPTGPIRRLVVFDGLAVVDIDHPARFDVSGFRTPDTGPTDATLGIVAYEGDATLTGDTATIDGQALTDPANPADNLFNSTITARGDPASGRTPDHPNTFGADIDTITVGPLLAPGARNAAIDLASTRETYLPGVLTLSVTR, encoded by the coding sequence GTGACGGAGGTGGGGTCGGCGTCGAGCGATGCCGAGTTGTTGGCCCGGGTGCGGGCGGGGGACCAGGCCGCGTTCGGGGTGCTCTATGAGCGGCACCGGCTGGCGGCGCGGAGCCTGGCCGGTCACTTGGCCCGGAACGGGGCCGATGCGGACGATCTGGTGAGCGAGTCGTTCACCCGGGTGCTGCGCGCCATCGAACGCGGGAAGGGCCCTGATGTGGCGTTCCGCCCGTACCTGTTGACCGCGTTGCGCAGGATCCACTGGGAACGCGTGAACGCCGCCCGCCGGGAGGACCCGACCGACCCGGCCGATCTCACCGCGGACGACCATCTGGGCGAGCTGTTCATCGACCCGGCGCTCGACGGCCTCGACGGCGCCCTCGCGGTGCAGGCGTTCACCCGGTTGCCGGAACGGTGGCGGCTGGTGCTGTGGCACACCCAGGTCGAACAGCTCGAGCCCGCCGAGGTCGCCCCGCTGCTCGGCATCACCCCGAACGCGGTCGCCGCGCTCGCCTATCGGGCGCGGGAGGCGCTCCGCCGCTCGTTCCTGGACGTCCACGTGGGGGCCGGCACCCGCAACGAGACCTGTCACCGGGTCTGCGAGACCTTGCCCGCGATGGTCCGCGGCGGGCTGTCCGCCGCGGAGACCGCGGAGGTTGACGGCCACCTGAGCGACTGCGACGACTGCCGGGCGTTCTACGCCGAGCTCGTGGGGGTCAACGCCGGGATGCGCGCCTTCGTCGGCCCCGCGGTGCTCGGCCCCGCCGCCGCCGGCTACCTCCGGGACCGGGCCGCGCTCACCGTCACCCACCCCCCGGGGCGGTCCGCCCGCCCCATCCGCAAGCGCCCCGACCAGCGCCACGCCATCGCCGCGGCCGCGGTGGTGACCGTCCTGGCCGCCGCCGGGCTGGCCTGGGCCCAGGTCGCCGACGACACCACCGACCCCACCACTACCGCCCCCGCGGCGGCGCCGGCCGCGGGCACCACCGCCCCCCCGGGTCCCGTTGCCACGACCCCCTCGGCTGCGGTCCCCGCCGCTGCGAACGGCCCGACCGGCATCGCGGGCGGCGAACCGGCGGTCGTGTCCGCCCAGTCCGTCGCCCGCACCCCGCCCGGAGCGGCCGGCCCCGCGGCGCTACCACCGGCACCTCCAACACCAGCGGCCGGGACGGCCACCACCACGCCGGCGACACCCACCACGACCGTGCCCCCGGCGGCGCCGGCGGACCTGTCCGTCGAGGTCGAGCCGGTCGGGGCCCTCGTCGCGGAACGCGACGGCATCCTCGCGGTCACGGTGGCCAACACCGGCCCCGGGACCGCCCCCTCGCCCCGCCTGCGCGTCGAGCTCCCCGCCCAGCTCACCTTCGTCGCCGCGACCGGCGGGTCGTGGCGCTGCACCCCGACCGCTGAGGGGGCCACCTGCGACCGTGACCGCCTCGCCGCCGGCGCCGACCAGATCGTCTACCTCCGCGTCCACGCCGCTGCACCCGCCAACGCCGCGCTCACCGCCACCGCGGAACTCACCGCCGCCACCGTCGACCCGACCCCCGCCTCGAACAGCACGACCCAACCGCTGTCCATCGACGACACCGGGCTACCCGCCACCTACGCCGGGCAACGCCGCGGTGACATCGCCCTGATCGGCAACACCCTCGCCAGCTGCCCCGACACCGCCGGCGCCGCCTGCACCGACGCCCGCAACCGCATCGGCGACGACCTCGACAACAACGACTGGGCGACCAGGCCCCTCGACGCCGACACCGACCCCGCCACCACCGCGTCCAGCGCCGCGACCCTCACCCGGCCCGCCGGGGCGACCGTTGCCTGGGCGCGCCTGTACTGGGGGGCCGACACCACCGCCGGTGTCGGCGGCGGACCCGCCCCCGCCCCGTCCGCACGCGGCACCATCCGCTTCGCCACCCCCGCCGCCGGCAGCTACCAGACCGTGACCGCCGAACGGGTCGACGACCGCGCCGGCCGCTACCAGGCCGCCGCCGACGTCACCGCCCTCGTGGCCGCCGCCGGCGACGGCACCTACTGGGCCGCCGACATCCAAGCCGGCACCGGCCGCGACCGCTACGCCGCCTGGAGCCTCGCCGTCGTCTACGACACCCCCACCGGGCCGATTCGCCGCCTCGTCGTGTTCGACGGGCTCGCCGTGGTCGACATCGACCACCCCGCCCGGTTCGACGTCAGCGGGTTCCGCACCCCCGACACCGGGCCCACCGACGCCACCTTGGGCATCGTCGCCTACGAAGGCGACGCCACCCTCACCGGCGACACCGCCACCATCGACGGCCAGGCCCTCACCGACCCCGCCAACCCCGCCGACAACCTCTTCAACAGCACCATCACCGCTCGCGGCGACCCGGCCAGCGGCCGCACCCCCGACCACCCCAACACCTTCGGCGCCGACATCGACACGATCACCGTCGGCCCCCTCCTCGCCCCCGGAGCCCGCAACGCGGCCATCGACCTCGCCTCGACCCGCGAGACCTACCTCCCCGGCGTCCTCACCCTCTCGGTCACCCGCTGA
- a CDS encoding STAS domain-containing protein encodes MALTDTLVQVDALERAIYGDTVAPSLPAERRHVAPVTPASPAPIHLAPAGRLDVTTARDLRDAAARAIVGRPGTLVIDLGAVTDLDAAGLAAVSHAALAARRAGIVCRVLAPRAAGPRRVLEMTGMDRLLLDRAAAGTVR; translated from the coding sequence ATGGCCCTCACCGACACGCTCGTCCAGGTCGACGCCCTCGAGCGGGCCATCTACGGCGACACCGTCGCCCCGTCCCTGCCGGCCGAGCGGAGGCACGTCGCCCCGGTGACACCTGCCAGCCCCGCGCCGATCCACCTGGCGCCGGCCGGCCGCCTCGACGTGACCACCGCCCGCGACCTCCGTGACGCGGCAGCCCGGGCCATCGTCGGCCGGCCCGGCACCCTCGTCATCGACCTCGGCGCGGTCACCGACCTCGACGCCGCCGGCCTCGCCGCGGTGAGCCATGCGGCCCTGGCCGCCCGGCGTGCCGGGATCGTGTGCCGGGTGCTGGCCCCCCGCGCCGCCGGCCCCCGCCGGGTGCTCGAGATGACCGGCATGGATCGCCTGCTGCTCGACCGCGCCGCCGCGGGCACCGTCCGATGA
- a CDS encoding TM0106 family RecB-like putative nuclease, with amino-acid sequence MTEPKALGSYVAKRCPVRAQFDNHPDTRDLPLPPPDRVQQLIIDEGNEFERDVERQLKGSFAADAICFADDDIATTAKAIEDRAAVIVGAQLPTVDRRSGKPDLLLAHPDGGYVPADIKHHKTQAAAGGDQNPATVSPLDDPWARSERGGVALRKHAGDAFQLAHYWNMLAALGWAPPDGATAVGAIVGKELEFTWYDLTAKLWQTRSTSQRDDPDDPDSPRKSTRVMRSTLERYRHEFEFRAKVIDTAAAADPRKWMLKPVKISDCATCPWWTVICADHLDHGGDAGDHISLLPNVRWDQIRRHRHARVHTCGDLAGLDLRTATLLAGRHPDTPNRVDITRDDLQPRPGAEPDEPAVANPRATAKQRLFESQGITTVGDLEKLDAGLIDRYLAPAGPDMVPENVPIGLAELVVAARARIRGGLYRTEWPVPDDLRAQIEIDIDMESDLGGGVYLWGAILTDRTAPTAPHTGDYQPFVDWAHPLTSHDEGQVLARFWAWLSAQLGDADRRGATAKVYCWNEQAEAGQLAAIAARSHGKVDGVPSPADIETLVKDTNRWVDLKKTAEKALLSPAGYGLKAIAPHAGHHWQADDAAGDLSAVWYRHAVAPGPGDDADALKQKLLDYNADDVRATLAVRDWLTSAHFDALPSVQELHDWPPSEAP; translated from the coding sequence ATGACCGAACCGAAGGCGTTGGGGTCCTATGTGGCCAAGCGCTGCCCCGTGCGGGCCCAGTTCGACAACCACCCCGACACCCGGGACCTGCCCCTGCCCCCACCCGACCGGGTCCAGCAGCTCATCATCGACGAGGGCAACGAGTTCGAACGTGACGTCGAACGGCAGCTCAAGGGCAGTTTCGCTGCCGACGCGATCTGCTTCGCCGATGACGACATCGCCACCACCGCGAAGGCGATCGAGGACCGGGCGGCGGTCATCGTGGGGGCGCAGTTGCCGACGGTGGACCGCCGGTCGGGCAAGCCGGACCTGTTGCTGGCGCACCCCGACGGCGGCTACGTGCCCGCCGACATCAAACACCACAAGACCCAGGCGGCCGCCGGCGGCGACCAGAACCCGGCCACCGTCAGCCCCCTCGACGACCCCTGGGCCCGGTCCGAACGCGGCGGGGTGGCGCTGCGCAAGCACGCCGGGGACGCGTTCCAGCTGGCGCACTACTGGAACATGCTCGCCGCCCTCGGCTGGGCGCCTCCCGACGGCGCAACAGCGGTGGGCGCGATCGTGGGCAAGGAACTGGAGTTCACCTGGTACGACCTGACCGCCAAGCTGTGGCAGACCCGCTCCACCTCCCAGCGGGACGACCCCGACGACCCCGACAGCCCCCGCAAATCGACCCGCGTGATGCGGTCCACCCTGGAGCGGTACCGCCACGAGTTCGAGTTCCGGGCCAAGGTGATCGACACCGCCGCCGCCGCCGACCCCCGCAAGTGGATGCTTAAGCCGGTCAAGATCAGCGACTGCGCCACCTGCCCCTGGTGGACCGTGATCTGCGCCGACCACCTCGACCACGGCGGCGACGCCGGTGACCACATCAGCCTGCTGCCCAACGTCCGCTGGGACCAGATCCGCCGCCACCGCCACGCCCGCGTCCACACCTGCGGCGACCTCGCCGGCCTCGACCTGCGGACCGCGACACTGCTCGCCGGCCGCCACCCCGACACCCCGAATCGGGTCGACATCACCCGCGACGACCTCCAACCCCGACCGGGCGCCGAACCTGACGAGCCGGCCGTGGCCAACCCGCGGGCCACCGCCAAGCAGCGGCTGTTCGAAAGCCAGGGCATCACCACCGTCGGCGACCTCGAGAAGCTCGACGCCGGGCTCATCGACCGCTACCTCGCACCAGCCGGGCCCGACATGGTCCCCGAGAACGTCCCGATTGGGCTCGCGGAGCTCGTCGTGGCGGCCCGGGCCCGGATCCGTGGTGGCCTCTACCGCACCGAGTGGCCCGTTCCCGACGACCTGCGCGCCCAGATCGAGATCGACATCGACATGGAAAGCGACCTCGGCGGCGGCGTCTACCTGTGGGGCGCCATCCTCACCGACCGCACCGCCCCCACCGCACCCCACACCGGCGACTACCAGCCCTTCGTCGACTGGGCCCACCCCCTCACCAGCCACGACGAAGGCCAGGTCCTCGCCCGGTTCTGGGCCTGGCTCAGCGCCCAACTCGGCGACGCCGACAGGCGCGGTGCCACCGCGAAGGTGTACTGCTGGAACGAGCAGGCCGAAGCCGGCCAGCTCGCCGCCATCGCGGCACGCAGCCACGGCAAGGTCGACGGTGTCCCCTCCCCCGCCGACATCGAAACCCTCGTGAAGGACACCAACCGCTGGGTCGACCTCAAGAAGACCGCCGAGAAGGCACTGTTGAGCCCCGCCGGATACGGGCTCAAGGCCATCGCACCCCACGCCGGGCACCACTGGCAAGCCGACGACGCCGCCGGCGACCTCTCCGCCGTCTGGTACCGCCATGCGGTCGCCCCCGGACCCGGCGACGACGCCGACGCCCTCAAACAGAAGCTCCTCGACTACAACGCCGACGACGTGCGCGCCACCCTCGCCGTACGCGACTGGCTCACCAGCGCCCACTTCGACGCACTCCCCTCGGTCCAAGAGCTCCACGACTGGCCGCCGAGCGAGGCGCCATGA
- a CDS encoding S-layer homology domain-containing protein: MNASTAPTGLRPVRVTITYLAAALLAASGALAPVPAAAQVAGPAAPRVAFFGDSIGYNARTELRDAITPLYPFAYHAENAADVADWTDDIAALARSTSRPHTLLVELGTADAGWDHSTATFEADVRALLDVASPRIACIRWFDLRAEPSLYRYVNAHAVAFNRVLWRVAADYPNVEIVHYAYWATLAHDGPYWHPDGLHHSPAGRRQFARLARQAAIGCDPARTTGPFWDVPDGLPAATAINWMAANGISYGHPTNRTFRAVVGTLLPPVTRAQAATYLWRLAGRPTGSPPNPWPDAPARKAAAFDWAAATNILTPAPDGAIHPTQPLTRGELATALWRLAGSPTGLAPHPWTDAPPELDDALNWAHQTGIITGYADGTFRPTRNITRAQNAKALHAYHQATTPPPAPAASQPAPTTTTTTATAPTTTAPTTTAPTTTAPTTPPTTTAPITPPTTAPTPLPTTAAAPTTA; the protein is encoded by the coding sequence GTGAACGCCAGCACCGCCCCCACCGGGCTTCGTCCCGTCCGCGTCACCATCACCTACCTCGCCGCGGCGCTCCTCGCCGCCTCTGGGGCGCTCGCCCCGGTACCCGCGGCGGCGCAGGTGGCCGGCCCAGCCGCGCCGCGAGTGGCGTTCTTCGGCGACTCGATCGGCTACAACGCACGAACCGAGCTTCGCGACGCGATCACGCCGCTGTACCCATTCGCCTACCACGCCGAGAACGCCGCTGACGTCGCCGACTGGACCGATGACATCGCCGCGCTGGCCCGCAGCACGAGCCGCCCCCACACCCTCCTCGTCGAACTGGGCACCGCGGACGCCGGGTGGGACCACTCGACCGCCACCTTCGAAGCCGACGTGCGCGCCCTGCTCGACGTGGCCAGCCCCCGGATTGCGTGCATCCGCTGGTTCGACCTGCGCGCCGAGCCCAGCCTCTACCGGTACGTGAACGCCCACGCCGTCGCGTTCAACCGGGTCCTGTGGCGCGTCGCGGCCGACTACCCCAACGTCGAGATCGTCCACTACGCCTACTGGGCCACCCTCGCCCACGACGGCCCCTACTGGCACCCCGACGGCCTCCACCACAGCCCCGCCGGGCGCCGCCAGTTCGCCCGCCTCGCCCGCCAAGCCGCCATCGGCTGCGACCCCGCACGCACCACCGGCCCCTTCTGGGACGTCCCCGACGGCCTCCCCGCCGCCACCGCCATCAACTGGATGGCCGCCAACGGCATCTCCTACGGCCACCCCACCAACCGCACGTTCCGCGCCGTCGTCGGCACCCTGTTGCCGCCCGTCACCCGCGCCCAGGCCGCCACCTACCTCTGGCGCCTCGCCGGCCGACCCACCGGCAGCCCGCCCAACCCGTGGCCCGACGCACCCGCCCGCAAAGCCGCCGCATTCGATTGGGCCGCCGCCACCAACATCCTCACCCCCGCCCCCGACGGCGCCATCCACCCCACCCAACCCCTCACCCGCGGCGAGCTCGCCACCGCACTGTGGCGCCTCGCCGGATCACCCACCGGCCTCGCCCCCCACCCCTGGACAGACGCACCACCCGAGCTCGACGACGCCCTCAACTGGGCCCACCAGACCGGCATCATCACCGGCTACGCCGACGGCACCTTCCGCCCCACCCGCAACATCACCCGAGCCCAGAACGCCAAAGCCCTCCACGCCTACCACCAGGCCACCACTCCCCCACCCGCCCCCGCCGCCAGCCAGCCCGCACCGACAACCACCACCACCACGGCCACGGCGCCCACCACCACGGCGCCCACCACCACGGCCCCCACCACCACGGCCCCCACCACCCCGCCCACCACCACGGCCCCCATTACCCCGCCCACCACGGCACCAACCCCCCTGCCCACCACCGCTGCGGCCCCCACCACGGCGTAG